The following nucleotide sequence is from Nitrosopumilus adriaticus.
TGAGGTGAAAAACTGTCTGATAACTTATGGTAGTTATGATGTTGTGGCAGAATTTGTTACAGATACTCCTGCACAAATGAATGAGATAATTTCTGCCAAGATTAGAAAACTACCAAAAATTCGAAGCACAATAACATTACGTGTTACAAACTAATCTTTTTTCAGTACGAAGATTGCTGTCCCTATTCCTATTACAATTAATCCTATTATTGCAATTTGAATGCCATAGGTTATCCAATCAGGATTTGAATACATGAATGATGATTCAGGGCCTACCACGGATTGCCCTTGAAGATGAAAAATAATGCCAAACAATCCAATAATTGCTCCTACTATTATGATGGAAATCCACTTTTTCATAAAATATCTAAAGTTTTAGTGCTAAAAAGGGTAAAGAGAATTGATAATTTGACCAAATGATTTTTCGATTTGCTCTTTAATTACATCCCTAAGAGTTGATAAAATGTACGAATGGGATACGACCTATGAGTCGCACGGCCACAAATATGTGGGTTTGATATTATTTGCATCTTCAGCATCTCTGGCAATTCTCTTGTTTCTAATTTTTCATCCACAAATTGAATCTATCAATAAAGAATCCCCTATTTTGATAAATATCATGTTTCTTCCAGCCATGGCAATTGGATTTCTTTATGGTGTGAGGATTACAGAAAGGGCTGTACGTCCTTCAGAAATACGTAGTGCGTTTAAAAGATCCATTGTAAAAATATTCTTGTTCTTTTTTGTTATAGGTGGCATGTTCAGTGCTGTGAACTTTGCAATTAATGGCGGAAGTGTGATGCCAGAAGTTTCAATTTTAGATGATGGACTTTTACCATGGGTAAATGAATTTGTAACTGCAAATGGCGGTGCAACATTTCTGATAATCACTAGTATTACATTGATGGCTTCTGCAACTAAAAGAATTGTTGGAATGAATTCTGGGTTTTTGAATAGAATGGTGACCTTTGTTGGAACCTTTGTGTTTATGACAATTCTTGTTTTGAGTTTCACTAAATCTGATCCAACCTCTTCTGGAGTCTTCTTGTATACATTTTATCAAGCAGGAATAGTTGGTGGAGCATTTTATGCTATGAATAAACTGACAAAAAATCAAAACATGCTAGAAGATTTTACTAATGGTTACTGAGTTATTCCCACTTTACTGGGTCTACATAAATTCCTGAGATTTCATTGTTAATTCTATCTCTGTATTTTACACAATCATCTGGTACAAAATCATTTAATTTACATTCATTGAAATGTGCTGTGGCATCTCTTTGAATGTTATCTGCAAAAAGTACATCATCTGCCATAAATAATGCCAAAAGACCTACAACTGCAAGACTTGCTGAAACTAAAATCATTGAATAACCAACTTGGGCATAATTGTGAGGTTCTTTCATTTACTAAAAATCAAAAACTCTTGAATTTAATCTTTTCAAGTTATGATTTTGCGATCAATTTCTTAGAACTAGGGTATTTTTTGGGAAAAAAAGAAAAGAAAGTACTCTAAAAGTTCTACATTGAGCATTCAAATTCTCCAGTATGAGTTTCTAGGTCCAATCCCTCTTGATGATTGGGGACCACCAATGGAAAAATTGGTCTATCTAATCCTTTCAAAAGATCAGGACAAATTCAATGTTCTCTATATTGGTGACTGTGAGAAGACTGATGACAAGTCCTTTTTTGTACAGCACAAAGATTTCAAATGCTGGGTTCAGAAATCAGGCTCTGAAAAATCACTTTACCTTGCAATATTGCCTATGTTTGAATCAAGTAAGGATTACAGACAAAGTGTTTACAATAAAATACTTTCAAGATACAAACCACCATGCAATTCTGAAAATACTGTAAAACCAGAGCCCACTTATACTGTTAGAAATTCTGAAGAATCGAATGAAAAACCACAAAAAATTTCTTGTCTATGTTGTGGTTCGGAAATGAAGGCAGAACAAATCCTTGAAAAATCCACCGTTTATCGATGTACTAGCTGTGGGTTGAGTGACACAAAACTTAACTCTTAACTTTATTTTGCACATCAAACAATTGCAGAGTTAGCAAATCAATAGCCTTTTTCAAATGCTGAAATTCATTGATTGAATGCATTTGCCCTTCTACTAGAGCCCTCATTATTTTAATTGAATTTTTTTGATAATCATCTGATGCAACAATTTCCATTGCATTTATTTTTGATAATAAATTGTCTAATTCTTTAATCATTTCATCTGATGGTTTATGTTTGTCCATGAATACTGTAAATTGATTTTACTATATGAATTGTTACAACAAATCTTCATCGATTTCTTGAATTGGATCCAAGTATTGCTGACATGTGCATGTGGGAATTTGACATTTGCCGACTTTGATTATAGAATTACTCTCCTCGTTTGGTGAATGTGCTTCATCAGTATGATGGCATCTATTGCAATTCATATCCAAATTCAGATTTTCCGATATTTAATCTGCAAGTTATGGTATTAAGACTGCTCGAGCTTCAATTTCGGAATTTTTTAATTTTTTTAGTACTTCATTTGCACTTTCTAATGGGAACGCTTGGGAAATCACCTCAATATTATTCTCATTGCATATTTTGATTACCTGCTCCATATCTTTTGTAGAACCAATCAAAGTTCCTCTAATTGTTTTTTCCTCAAATGCCATGAATGAAGGATTTTCTCCAACCGTTGCAATTACGATTAATCCCCCTTTTTTTACTGATTTTATTGCAGTGTCTGTAACTATGTCTGCAGGCGCAAAAACTATTGCAGCATCTAACATCCCATGTTTTTCTTTTACTTTGTCGAGAAATTCATCTTGATTTTCTGAAAATGTCATTGAATCAACTGCACCCAATCTTTTTGCAACATCAAGATGCTTCTGTGTTCTAGAAAATGCAATGACATCACAATTTTCAACTTTAGCAAACTGTATGGCCATATGTCCAACTCCTCCAATTCCAAAAATTCCAATTTTTTTATGTAATTTTGGTTCTACTGCTTTGACTGCCTTGTATGCTGTAATGCCTGCACAAAACAACGGTGCAGCATATTCTGATTTCATATTATCTGGAACTTTTGTAGCAAAATCTTCTGTAACTGTGATAAATTCTGTATAGCCACCTTTGAATGACTCTCCAGTAATTATTGATGATTCACAAAGATACTCTTTACCTTCTTTACAATATTGACAGTCTTTACATGCCTCTAATAGTGGGGTGATTCCTGCCCTGTCTCCTACTTTGAATTTGGAAACTGAATCACCTATTTGAACAACTTTACCAACAAGCTCATGACCTGGAACTGTCGGAAGATTTGGTGGTATACCAATATCCTTCCAATCTCCTTCAATTCCGTGAAGTTGAGAATGACAAACTCCACATGCTTCAATTTTTAAGAGAATTTCATTTGGTCTTTGAATTTGATGCTTATCAATCTCAGTTAATTTTAATGGATTTGTTTCAATTTTGGCACATTCAGATAGTACCATGGCACGCATTTTTTCCATATAATGGAGCATAAAGCATGAAATTTTAAGATTCGCTCATTAGAAAAATAAAGGACTAAAATTCAGATGAATCATGGCTGAAATTACTGATGAGGATCGTGAGAGGGTAAAACTATTGCAGCAAATCACAGCATCTAAAAATGAATTT
It contains:
- a CDS encoding Lrp/AsnC ligand binding domain-containing protein, producing the protein MEKAYMLISCEIGEEQSLSTQLKKIPEVKNCLITYGSYDVVAEFVTDTPAQMNEIISAKIRKLPKIRSTITLRVTN
- a CDS encoding alcohol dehydrogenase catalytic domain-containing protein, with protein sequence MEKMRAMVLSECAKIETNPLKLTEIDKHQIQRPNEILLKIEACGVCHSQLHGIEGDWKDIGIPPNLPTVPGHELVGKVVQIGDSVSKFKVGDRAGITPLLEACKDCQYCKEGKEYLCESSIITGESFKGGYTEFITVTEDFATKVPDNMKSEYAAPLFCAGITAYKAVKAVEPKLHKKIGIFGIGGVGHMAIQFAKVENCDVIAFSRTQKHLDVAKRLGAVDSMTFSENQDEFLDKVKEKHGMLDAAIVFAPADIVTDTAIKSVKKGGLIVIATVGENPSFMAFEEKTIRGTLIGSTKDMEQVIKICNENNIEVISQAFPLESANEVLKKLKNSEIEARAVLIP